From Bacillus pumilus, one genomic window encodes:
- a CDS encoding GNAT family N-acetyltransferase produces METYELVNGYRHDDKLKESFNALAINTFDLDFSDWYKRGYWDEKYIPYSFVHHGKVISNASVYLMSLIIDGQTYRAVQIGTVMTDQAYRHKGLATKLMQHIMDTYENDYDMIFLFANDTVLDFYPRFGFTRYHESEFSLNIGKSAIQMKKDMRKKQLTLEHDLPLLEQFAEKRQTGSMKLDAEDHGSLLMFYFTFVWPDAIFYIEALDTIVLMNEENETIHVFDIISLQPQNIEEVVAHIVNETTEKVIFYFTPDTSIDGLHVVMAPNDEDALFIYTKKEWVKDHFMLPITAHC; encoded by the coding sequence GTGGAGACATATGAATTAGTGAATGGTTATCGCCATGATGACAAATTGAAAGAAAGCTTTAATGCGTTAGCGATCAATACATTTGATTTGGATTTTAGTGACTGGTATAAAAGAGGGTACTGGGATGAAAAATATATTCCTTATTCCTTTGTCCATCACGGGAAAGTGATCTCAAACGCTTCCGTCTACCTCATGTCACTGATCATTGATGGCCAAACGTATCGAGCTGTTCAAATTGGCACGGTGATGACGGATCAAGCCTACCGCCATAAAGGATTAGCGACAAAGTTAATGCAGCATATTATGGATACGTACGAAAATGACTATGATATGATTTTTCTTTTTGCCAATGACACTGTACTGGATTTTTATCCAAGATTCGGCTTTACCCGTTACCACGAAAGCGAATTTAGTCTAAATATCGGCAAAAGCGCCATTCAAATGAAAAAGGACATGCGCAAAAAGCAGCTGACGTTGGAACATGACTTGCCATTACTTGAACAGTTCGCAGAAAAACGTCAAACGGGCTCAATGAAATTAGATGCTGAGGACCATGGCAGCTTATTGATGTTTTATTTTACATTCGTTTGGCCGGATGCCATTTTCTATATTGAAGCGTTGGATACCATTGTCCTGATGAATGAAGAAAATGAAACCATACATGTCTTTGATATCATTTCTCTCCAGCCGCAAAATATAGAGGAAGTTGTTGCACATATTGTGAATGAAACGACGGAAAAAGTGATATTCTATTTTACACCTGATACGTCAATTGACGGCTTACATGTGGTTATGGCGCCAAATGACGAGGATGCGCTGTTTATTTATACAAAAAAAGAATGGGTAAAAGACCACTTTATGCTTCCAATCACTGCGCACTGCTAA
- a CDS encoding YhdB family protein, which produces MNVADYDKALYYTHRSQWDNLLILMVRTQDDLLSKRIEHFLHAYQFNRNDADVEKCLYGLLQYIDHASEAAASEVYSQPMYT; this is translated from the coding sequence ATGAATGTGGCGGATTATGATAAAGCACTTTATTATACGCATCGCTCGCAATGGGATAATTTACTTATTCTTATGGTACGTACGCAAGATGACTTGCTCTCGAAACGTATTGAGCATTTCTTACACGCGTATCAATTTAACCGGAACGATGCTGATGTTGAAAAATGTTTATATGGGCTCCTGCAGTACATTGACCATGCTTCAGAGGCTGCTGCTTCTGAAGTTTATTCACAACCGATGTACACATAA
- a CDS encoding YqzG/YhdC family protein: MKKDRPAKHKQNIHESEINDIMQPKWWMPFAAGMVLYGIFMIYPATNAAMQPENWERLAYTALQEEYEGAALNDYQYIGRTQVNEDQTKDVFRVTVKEGSTLFAAHAEIYFHPVTGHLISINVFRL, from the coding sequence ATGAAAAAGGATCGACCAGCAAAACATAAACAAAATATACATGAAAGTGAGATCAATGATATTATGCAGCCGAAATGGTGGATGCCTTTTGCAGCAGGAATGGTTTTGTATGGCATTTTCATGATCTATCCTGCAACAAATGCAGCGATGCAGCCTGAAAATTGGGAAAGACTTGCGTACACAGCGTTGCAAGAGGAATATGAAGGCGCCGCTTTAAACGATTATCAATATATTGGGCGTACACAAGTAAATGAAGATCAGACAAAAGATGTGTTTCGTGTCACCGTGAAGGAAGGTTCAACGCTTTTTGCCGCACATGCAGAAATCTATTTTCACCCGGTGACCGGTCATTTGATTAGTATTAACGTATTCCGGCTATAA
- a CDS encoding catalase, translating to MTNSNHKNLTTNQGVPVGDNQNSRTAGHRGPTFLDDYHLIEKLAHFDRERIPERVVHARGAGAYGVFEVENSMEKHTKAAFLSEEGKQTDVFVRFSTVIHPKGSPETLRDPRGFAVKFYTEEGNYDLVGNNLPIFFIRDALKFPDMVHSLKPDPVTNIQDPDRYWDFMTLTPESTHMLTWLFSDEGIPASYAEMRGSGVHTFRWVNKYGETKYVKYHWRPSEGIRNLSMEEAAEIQANDFQHATRDLYDRIENGHYPAWDLYVQLMPLSDYDDLDYDPCDPTKTWSEEDYPLQKVGRMTLNRNPENFFAETEQSAFTPSALVPGIEASEDKLLQGRLFSYPDTQRHRLGANYMRIPVNCPYAPVHNNQQDGFMTTTRPSGHINYEPNRYDDQPKENPHYKESEQVLHGDRMVRQKIEKPNDFKQAGEKYRSYSEEEKQALIKNLTADLKDVNDKTKLLAICNFYRADEDYGQRLADSLGVDIRSYLQGSMK from the coding sequence ATGACAAATTCAAATCATAAAAATTTGACAACGAATCAAGGCGTGCCTGTTGGCGATAACCAAAACTCAAGAACAGCTGGTCACCGCGGACCTACATTTCTTGATGATTACCATTTGATTGAAAAACTTGCACACTTCGATCGTGAACGTATTCCAGAGCGTGTCGTTCATGCAAGAGGCGCCGGCGCTTATGGTGTGTTTGAAGTTGAAAACAGCATGGAGAAACATACGAAAGCTGCCTTCTTAAGTGAAGAAGGAAAACAGACAGACGTTTTTGTTCGCTTCTCAACAGTTATTCATCCTAAAGGTTCACCTGAAACATTGCGCGACCCGCGCGGCTTTGCTGTCAAATTTTACACAGAAGAAGGTAACTATGATCTAGTTGGTAACAACTTGCCGATCTTCTTTATACGTGATGCATTGAAATTCCCTGATATGGTTCACTCTCTCAAGCCAGATCCTGTAACCAATATCCAAGATCCTGACCGTTATTGGGATTTTATGACCTTAACACCTGAATCCACTCATATGCTCACATGGCTCTTCTCTGATGAAGGAATCCCTGCGAGTTACGCTGAAATGCGCGGTTCTGGTGTGCATACATTTAGATGGGTCAACAAATATGGAGAAACAAAATATGTGAAATATCACTGGAGACCTTCAGAAGGTATTCGCAATTTATCTATGGAAGAAGCAGCAGAAATCCAAGCGAATGATTTCCAGCATGCGACAAGAGACTTGTATGACCGCATTGAAAATGGCCATTACCCAGCATGGGACTTATATGTCCAGCTGATGCCGCTTAGCGATTATGATGACCTTGACTATGATCCATGTGATCCAACAAAGACATGGAGCGAGGAAGATTATCCGCTTCAAAAAGTAGGACGCATGACACTCAACCGCAATCCTGAGAACTTCTTTGCTGAAACAGAGCAATCTGCTTTCACGCCAAGTGCACTTGTTCCAGGAATCGAAGCATCTGAAGATAAACTGCTTCAAGGCCGTCTGTTCTCATATCCTGATACGCAGCGTCATCGTCTTGGTGCAAACTACATGCGCATTCCGGTGAACTGTCCTTATGCACCAGTACACAATAATCAGCAGGATGGCTTTATGACAACGACTCGTCCAAGCGGTCATATTAACTATGAACCAAACCGTTACGATGATCAGCCAAAAGAAAATCCTCACTACAAAGAAAGTGAGCAAGTTCTTCACGGTGACCGTATGGTGAGACAAAAAATTGAAAAACCGAACGATTTCAAACAAGCTGGGGAAAAATATCGAAGCTACTCTGAAGAAGAGAAGCAAGCATTGATCAAAAACCTAACAGCTGACCTGAAAGATGTAAATGACAAAACAAAATTACTTGCGATCTGCAACTTCTATCGTGCAGATGAAGACTACGGACAACGATTAGCCGATTCACTTGGTGTGGATATTCGCTCATACCTTCAAGGAAGCATGAAATAA
- a CDS encoding Rrf2 family transcriptional regulator, translating into MKLTNYTDFSLRVLIYLASRENNELSNIQQIADVYGISKNHLTKVIYHLGKRGYVETIRGRNGGIRLGKSPESINIGEVVRYTEDDLVMVECFDSKKNSCIISPICSLKHVLHEALTAYLRVLDQYTLKDLTQNKDALRELLL; encoded by the coding sequence ATGAAACTAACGAATTATACAGATTTCTCATTAAGAGTACTCATTTATTTAGCATCAAGAGAAAACAATGAACTGTCAAATATTCAGCAGATCGCCGATGTTTATGGCATTTCTAAAAATCATCTGACAAAGGTGATTTATCATCTTGGAAAACGCGGGTATGTGGAAACGATCCGTGGAAGAAATGGCGGGATTAGGCTTGGGAAAAGCCCAGAAAGCATTAATATTGGAGAAGTTGTCCGTTATACTGAGGATGATTTAGTCATGGTTGAATGCTTTGATTCAAAGAAAAACAGCTGTATCATCTCTCCGATTTGTTCATTAAAGCATGTACTTCATGAAGCACTTACTGCTTACTTACGCGTTCTTGATCAATACACATTAAAAGATTTAACTCAAAACAAAGATGCTCTTAGAGAGCTCCTCCTTTAG
- a CDS encoding globin domain-containing protein translates to MLSKDQMNAIKQSAPLLKAEGTKLVTVFYQNMIRQHPELLNQFNQTNLMNGSQPEALAATLYQAALHIDRLEELLPAVKQIAHKHVSVMVKKEQYPIVGYHLIEAMKEVFGLTEKDDTLLAWKAAYDIIANIFITIEAEMMEENVKQTGGWADVKPFVIKKKVQESSSLISFYLVPEDESELPMYEAGQYVTVQADMPGEAYMCSRQYSLSDQHHPSYYRITVKRDGHVSTFLHDGMEEGDVLQVSMPQGMFCLQEDTKEPVYFISAGSGVTPMIGLMKTAAQNSQPFTMIHADRLEDVTAFENEFERVLAAASHGRIILCNEQFAQPGKGELVEKAASRIDRPFLQSVIGEGKGQFYLCGSPVFTQEMIHMLKELGIPEQNIHFESFGGQSTKEMEVV, encoded by the coding sequence ATGTTATCTAAAGATCAAATGAATGCCATTAAACAATCAGCCCCTCTATTAAAAGCTGAGGGAACCAAACTTGTGACTGTTTTTTATCAAAATATGATTCGGCAGCACCCAGAACTACTCAATCAATTTAATCAAACAAACCTCATGAACGGAAGTCAGCCAGAGGCGCTTGCTGCGACACTATATCAAGCAGCACTGCACATCGATCGATTAGAAGAATTACTTCCTGCGGTCAAACAGATTGCCCATAAGCATGTCAGTGTGATGGTCAAAAAAGAGCAATATCCAATCGTCGGATATCACCTCATTGAAGCGATGAAAGAAGTGTTTGGTTTAACGGAAAAAGATGACACGCTTTTAGCTTGGAAGGCCGCATATGACATTATTGCAAATATTTTTATCACGATTGAAGCAGAAATGATGGAGGAGAATGTAAAGCAAACTGGCGGATGGGCAGATGTGAAGCCGTTTGTGATTAAGAAAAAGGTACAGGAATCTTCATCGCTGATCTCCTTTTACTTAGTACCAGAAGATGAATCAGAGCTGCCAATGTATGAAGCAGGCCAATATGTTACGGTACAGGCAGATATGCCGGGTGAAGCTTATATGTGCAGCAGACAATATAGCTTATCAGATCAGCATCATCCTTCTTATTACCGCATTACAGTAAAGCGTGATGGTCATGTGTCTACATTTTTGCATGATGGAATGGAAGAAGGGGACGTTCTTCAAGTGAGTATGCCACAGGGAATGTTCTGTTTGCAAGAAGACACTAAAGAGCCTGTTTATTTTATTAGTGCTGGTTCTGGTGTCACACCAATGATCGGTTTAATGAAAACAGCAGCGCAAAACAGCCAGCCATTTACAATGATTCATGCAGATCGATTAGAGGATGTAACTGCTTTTGAAAATGAATTTGAACGAGTTCTAGCTGCAGCTTCTCATGGCCGCATCATCTTATGTAATGAACAATTTGCGCAGCCTGGTAAGGGTGAGCTTGTTGAGAAGGCAGCTTCCCGCATTGACCGCCCATTCCTTCAATCAGTGATTGGAGAAGGGAAAGGCCAATTTTATCTATGCGGTTCCCCGGTGTTTACACAGGAGATGATTCATATGCTAAAAGAGCTGGGAATTCCAGAACAGAATATTCATTTCGAGTCATTCGGCGGGCAATCCACGAAAGAAATGGAAGTCGTCTAA
- a CDS encoding SpoVR family protein: MVSLSVSEKRLLQRAIDEITEIAEGFGLDFYPMRYEICPAEIIYTFGAYGMPTRFSHWSFGKQFHKMKLHYDLGLSKIYELVINSNPCYAFLLDNNTLVQNKLIVAHVLAHCDFFKNNCRFQNTKRDMVESMSAAAERIKEYEHLHGTKEVESFLDAVLALQEHIDPSLVRSKLSWNMDDEEEYEDDKPKRQTPYDDLWGMDEPKTHEKKKIVKQFPPKPEKDILLFIEAHSRELEPWQRDVLTMLREEMLYFWPQLETKVMNEGWASYWHQRIMRELDLDSSESIEFAKLNAGVVQPSKTGINPYYLGLKIFEDIEERYDNPCEELKKAGVTEGSGRSKMFEVREIESDISFIRNYLTKDLVMREDLYLFQKQGRDYKVIDKEWKAVRDQLVSMRVNGGFPYLTVMDGDYLKNNELYIKHWYEGIELDLKYLEKVLPYLHQLWGRSVHIESVLEGKEVMFSYDGKGVHRKYLA, from the coding sequence ATGGTTTCCTTGAGCGTATCTGAAAAACGTCTTTTACAAAGAGCCATTGATGAAATTACAGAAATTGCAGAAGGATTTGGTCTAGATTTTTATCCGATGAGGTATGAAATCTGTCCCGCGGAAATTATTTATACGTTCGGTGCATACGGAATGCCAACACGATTCAGCCACTGGAGCTTTGGGAAGCAATTTCATAAAATGAAGCTTCATTATGATTTAGGGTTAAGCAAAATTTATGAGCTGGTCATCAATTCAAATCCTTGCTACGCCTTTCTACTTGATAACAACACGCTTGTTCAAAATAAATTAATTGTGGCTCATGTACTGGCACACTGTGATTTCTTCAAAAATAATTGCCGTTTCCAAAACACAAAACGAGACATGGTAGAAAGCATGTCAGCAGCGGCAGAGCGGATCAAAGAATATGAGCATCTTCATGGAACAAAAGAAGTGGAATCCTTTTTAGACGCCGTATTGGCTCTACAGGAGCATATTGATCCGTCTCTTGTTCGTTCAAAACTAAGCTGGAATATGGACGATGAAGAAGAATATGAAGATGATAAACCAAAACGTCAGACGCCGTATGATGATTTGTGGGGAATGGATGAGCCGAAGACGCATGAGAAAAAGAAAATCGTCAAACAATTTCCGCCAAAGCCGGAAAAAGATATTTTACTCTTTATTGAGGCGCACTCCCGGGAGCTAGAGCCGTGGCAGCGGGACGTCCTCACCATGCTGAGGGAGGAAATGCTCTATTTTTGGCCGCAGCTGGAAACAAAGGTTATGAATGAAGGCTGGGCTTCGTATTGGCATCAGCGGATTATGCGTGAGCTTGATTTAGATTCAAGTGAATCGATTGAGTTTGCCAAATTAAATGCAGGCGTGGTGCAGCCATCTAAAACAGGCATCAATCCTTACTATTTAGGTCTGAAGATTTTTGAAGATATCGAAGAGCGCTATGACAACCCATGTGAAGAATTAAAAAAAGCAGGGGTGACAGAAGGATCGGGCCGCAGCAAAATGTTTGAAGTCAGGGAAATTGAATCAGATATTTCCTTTATTCGAAATTACTTAACAAAAGACCTTGTGATGAGAGAAGATTTGTACTTGTTTCAAAAGCAGGGGAGAGACTATAAAGTCATCGATAAAGAATGGAAGGCTGTTCGTGATCAGCTAGTCAGCATGAGGGTCAATGGCGGCTTTCCTTATTTGACCGTGATGGATGGCGACTATTTGAAAAACAATGAACTCTATATAAAACATTGGTATGAAGGCATTGAACTTGATCTGAAATACTTAGAAAAAGTACTCCCTTATTTGCATCAGCTATGGGGAAGAAGTGTGCATATCGAGTCAGTTCTTGAAGGAAAAGAAGTGATGTTTTCATACGATGGAAAAGGGGTTCATAGGAAATATCTCGCATAA